A single window of Nasonia vitripennis strain AsymCx chromosome 4, Nvit_psr_1.1, whole genome shotgun sequence DNA harbors:
- the LOC103317749 gene encoding protein Flattop-like isoform X1 produces MSQFWHAHWAEDGFKPTRLQNWEVPRWHAEWPDRHCTTTKFEAHKNGRLFASAKKSNNSSPWGNFKGTWELPLKIDRRTAEELSRSTEYKKKFWTAHKAKHQRICKGICTDSVVTGKKNKDNENQNENEEKKEAQVEGTIGKIKNEDDNQTNIDESNLPKNKCKIEKKCKF; encoded by the exons atgtcgcAATTTTGGCATGCGCACTGGGCTGAAGATGGTTTCAAACCAACTAGACTGCAAAATTGGGAAGTACCAAGGTGGCATGCTGAATGGCCAGACAGGCATTGcacaacaacaaaatttgAAGCTCATAAAAATGGACGTCTTTTTGCTAGCGCTAAAAAATCTAATAACAGTAGTCCTTGGGGAAATTTTAAG GGAACATGGGAACTACCCTTGAAAATAGATCGCCGCACTGCTGAAGAACTTTCTAGGTCTACTGagtataaaaagaaattttggACTGCTCATAAGGCTAAACATCAGCGAATATGCAAAGGGATATGCACAG ATTCCGTTGTTACTGGAAAGAAGAATAAAGataatgaaaatcaaaatgaaaatgaagagaaaaaagaagcacAAGTTGAAGGAACTAttgggaaaattaaaaatgaagaCGATAATCAAACAAATATAGATGAAAGTAATTTACCAAAGAACAAATgtaaaattgagaaaaagtgcaaattttga
- the LOC103317749 gene encoding uncharacterized protein LOC103317749 isoform X2 — MSQFWHAHWAEDGFKPTRLQNWEVPRWHAEWPDRHCTTTKFEAHKNGRLFASAKKSNNSSPWGNFKIAALLKNFLGLLSIKRNFGLLIRLNISEYAKGYAQIPLLLERRIKIMKIKMKMKRKKKHKLKELLGKLKMKTIIKQI; from the exons atgtcgcAATTTTGGCATGCGCACTGGGCTGAAGATGGTTTCAAACCAACTAGACTGCAAAATTGGGAAGTACCAAGGTGGCATGCTGAATGGCCAGACAGGCATTGcacaacaacaaaatttgAAGCTCATAAAAATGGACGTCTTTTTGCTAGCGCTAAAAAATCTAATAACAGTAGTCCTTGGGGAAATTTTAAG ATCGCCGCACTGCTGAAGAACTTTCTAGGTCTACTGagtataaaaagaaattttggACTGCTCATAAGGCTAAACATCAGCGAATATGCAAAGGGATATGCACAG ATTCCGTTGTTACTGGAAAGAAGAATAAAGataatgaaaatcaaaatgaaaatgaagagaaaaaagaagcacAAGTTGAAGGAACTAttgggaaaattaaaaatgaagaCGATAATCAAACAAATATAG
- the LOC100123145 gene encoding probable 28S ribosomal protein S10, mitochondrial gives MASHLFRRLTALKSIPRANLLNNVPSMSYSKIYEPDYLEALKPKYPLYPPLVVRIRSHDFPILESYQSWIHKVAEAMDFDMEDSYPMPARETKVTRYKHKSTVVDAQYLLRMYERDLMISNVPSIRLPIFIRVLEAALPEGVILDIEEYSQEKENYRYIPDKQLLDLKQELEDIQKSKDNKSKK, from the exons ATGGCATCGCACCTCTTCAGAAGG TTGACAGCGTTGAAGAGTATCCCTCGAGCAAACCTGTTAAACAATGTGCCTTCGATGTCTTACAGTAAAATTTACGAACCGGATTATTTGGAG GCTTTGAAACCGAAATATCCTCTTTATCCTCCGTTAGTCGTGAGAATCAGAAGTCACGACTTTCCAATTTTGGAAAGCTATCAGAGCTGGATTCACAAAGTAGCAGAAGCTATGGACTTTGATATGGAAGACAG ctatcccatgcctGCGAGAGAGACAAAAGTCACAAGGTACAAACACAAGTCGACGGTTGTGGATGCTCAATATCTGCTGAGAATGTACGAGAGAGATTTGATGATATCTAACGTGCCTTCCATCAGATTGCCGATATTTATAAGGGTATTAGAAGCCGCTCTACCAGAAGGTGTGATCCTAGACATTGAAGAGTATTCGCAAGAAAAGGAAAATTACAGATATATACCGGACAAACAGTTGCTGGATTTGAAGCAAGAACTGGAGGACATACAAAAATCTAAGGACAATAAGTCTAAGAAATAG